From one Bos indicus x Bos taurus breed Angus x Brahman F1 hybrid chromosome 7, Bos_hybrid_MaternalHap_v2.0, whole genome shotgun sequence genomic stretch:
- the HNRNPA0 gene encoding heterogeneous nuclear ribonucleoprotein A0, whose protein sequence is MENSQLCKLFIGGLNVQTSESGLRGHFEAFGTLTDCVVVVNPQTKRSRCFGFVTYSNVEEADAAMAASPHAVDGNTVELKRAVSREDSARPGAHAKVKKLFVGGLKGDVAEGDLIEHFSQFGTVEKAEIIADKQSGKKRGFGFVYFQNHDAADKAAVVKFHPIQGHRVEVKKAVPKEDIHSGGGGGGSRSSRGGRGGRGRGGGRDQNGLSKGGGGGYNSYGGYGCGGGGYNAYGGGGGGGSSYGGSDYGNGFGGFGSYSQHQSSYGPMKSGGGGGGGGSSWGGRSNSGPYRGGYGGGGGYGGSSF, encoded by the coding sequence ATGGAGAATTCCCAACTGTGTAAGCTGTTCATCGGCGGCCTCAACGTGCAGACGAGTGAGTCCGGCCTGCGCGGCCACTTTGAGGCCTTTGGGACCCTGACAGACTGCGTAGTGGTGGTGAACCCCCAGACCAAGCGCTCCCGTTGCTTTGGCTTCGTGACCTACTCCAATGTGGAGGAGGCCGATGCCGCCATGGCCGCCTCGCCTCATGCGGTGGACGGCAACACGGTGGAGCTGAAGCGGGCGGTGTCCCGGGAGGATTCGGCGCGGCCCGGTGCTCACGCCAAGGTGAAGAAGCTCTTTGTCGGGGGCCTTAAGGGAGACGTGGCCGAGGGCGACCTGATCGAGCACTTCTCGCAGTTTGGCACCGTGGAAAAGGCCGAGATTATTGCCGACAAGCAGTCCGGCAAGAAGCGTGGCTTCGGCTTCGTGTATTTTCAGAATCACGACGCGGCAGACAAGGCCGCGGTGGTCAAGTTCCATCCGATCCAGGGCCATCGCGTGGAGGTGAAGAAGGCTGTCCCCAAGGAGGATATCCACTCCGGTGGGGGCGGAGGCGGCTCTCGGTCCTCccgcggcggccgcggcggccgGGGTCGGGGCGGTGGTCGTGACCAGAACGGCCTGTCtaagggcggcggcggcggttaTAACAGCTACGGTGGTTACGGCTGTGGCGGCGGCGGCTACAACGCCtacggaggcggcggcggcggcggttcGTCCTACGGTGGAAGCGACTACGGTAACGGTTTCGGCGGTTTCGGCAGCTACAGCCAGCACCAGTCGTCCTATGGGCCCATGaagagcggcggcggcggcggcggaggaggcAGCAGCTGGGGAGGTCGCAGCAACAGTGGACCTTACAGAGGTGGCTATGGCGGTGGGGGTGGGTATGGAGGCAGCTCCttctaa